One segment of Phycisphaerales bacterium DNA contains the following:
- a CDS encoding phosphoribosylglycinamide formyltransferase encodes MTATFNIATLISGTGRTVLNLADRIESDQLSIKITCVVASREDAPGIALARQRGLLVHSPPANLNATERDCWVRDVLDPDVIDLVCLCGYLRPFPLIDPWEGRVINIHPALLPDFGGQGMYGSRVHEAVLAAGKDVSGCTIHFVNNEYDTGPIILQRRCSVQENDTPATLAARVFALECEAYPEAIQLIAMKKIRLNDKKVEHDPPQIV; translated from the coding sequence ATGACTGCGACATTCAATATTGCCACACTGATCAGTGGTACAGGTCGCACTGTGTTGAATCTCGCTGATCGAATCGAGTCTGATCAGCTTTCGATCAAAATTACATGTGTTGTCGCCTCACGCGAAGATGCGCCAGGTATCGCCCTCGCGCGACAACGTGGCCTGCTCGTACACAGCCCACCAGCAAATCTCAATGCAACAGAACGTGACTGCTGGGTACGCGATGTACTGGACCCAGACGTCATTGATCTCGTGTGCTTGTGTGGGTACCTAAGACCCTTCCCACTTATAGATCCATGGGAAGGCCGTGTGATCAATATTCATCCCGCACTCCTACCGGACTTTGGTGGCCAAGGCATGTATGGTTCTCGTGTCCATGAAGCTGTACTCGCTGCGGGCAAGGATGTATCGGGTTGCACCATTCACTTTGTGAATAATGAGTATGACACCGGACCAATCATCTTGCAGCGGCGCTGCTCAGTTCAAGAAAATGACACGCCTGCAACACTGGCCGCGCGGGTATTCGCCCTTGAATGCGAAGCCTATCCGGAAGCAATACAATTGATTGCCATGAAAAAAATTCGTTTGAATGACAAAAAGGTTGAGCATGACCCACCACAAATCGTCTAG
- a CDS encoding acyl-CoA thioesterase — protein sequence MTKNQPFDEDALALRTLMMPRDVNAYGTIFGGVIMGQMDLAALVQARKHASVRWVTVAMDRVEFVAPVHVGDAVNYLTSTLRTGTSSVCVKVKVDAERGDGSGIARVTEAELTMVAVDNDGRPTPFLNAQSPSETGS from the coding sequence ATGACAAAGAATCAACCATTCGATGAAGACGCCTTGGCCCTACGGACCTTGATGATGCCGCGCGATGTCAACGCCTATGGCACGATCTTCGGTGGTGTCATCATGGGACAGATGGACCTTGCGGCCCTTGTGCAAGCACGAAAGCATGCCTCGGTGCGCTGGGTAACCGTCGCCATGGATCGCGTTGAGTTCGTGGCGCCCGTCCATGTTGGCGATGCTGTCAACTATTTAACATCGACCCTTCGTACAGGCACCTCTTCGGTCTGCGTGAAAGTCAAAGTTGATGCTGAAAGAGGAGATGGCAGCGGCATCGCACGTGTGACTGAGGCTGAACTGACGATGGTCGCTGTCGATAACGATGGGCGCCCAACGCCTTTCCTCAATGCACAATCTCCTTCAGAGACGGGTTCATGA
- a CDS encoding PDZ domain-containing protein, translating into MTHHKSSSSAVIVLMIGLFLGMLCPTATLMAQTADEEVSQQPVIDAFARGDYQGALVMLDQQIADGGTAYQLYYNRACALAHLERLDEAEASLIDALNAGFNDFTYLRSDPDLINLHNRRTFESIFEAARRFAKDAARSAQEGWRQRFGEAGYLFEQDEDRRIHYATALDAYSQSRMREMVDELSDHSIQHLFDAPPDDYFLIAIPTPEDSKLFFNGQDHVGGIYEHGRRRLVARTVGSNLRHEVIHAFHWGHMDRLRQRHPIWIQEGLACLYEDYEISDEGLLTFIPNKRNNIAVRRMRSGTLMPWKKLFAMDMNEFMTSNQAPHLYPQVRSIFEFITDQGKLDQWYKAYVSGFKVDPTGRLAFEQVFGQPMASTERAWRLWLVNRPLIPDTIIEGQAALGIRFGQHTTNDGVKISKVLRRSAAARAGLRPGDVIMSANDQPIRSTDELTRFIADCRIGDEITLVIRRGNTYVNQILELMPLKSSSERP; encoded by the coding sequence ATGACCCACCACAAATCGTCTAGCAGCGCCGTGATTGTGCTGATGATCGGCTTGTTCTTGGGCATGCTCTGCCCAACAGCTACCTTGATGGCGCAAACCGCTGATGAAGAAGTCTCTCAACAACCGGTGATCGATGCTTTTGCTCGAGGTGACTATCAGGGTGCATTAGTCATGCTCGACCAGCAGATTGCTGACGGTGGTACTGCATATCAGCTGTACTACAACAGAGCTTGTGCTCTTGCTCACCTTGAAAGACTGGACGAAGCAGAGGCATCTCTGATCGATGCTCTAAACGCTGGGTTCAATGACTTCACATACCTGCGATCAGATCCAGATCTTATCAATTTGCATAATCGAAGAACCTTCGAGTCTATCTTTGAGGCAGCTCGCCGCTTCGCGAAGGATGCTGCACGATCCGCGCAGGAAGGATGGCGACAACGTTTTGGAGAAGCTGGTTACCTATTTGAACAAGATGAGGATCGGCGTATTCACTACGCCACCGCGCTTGATGCGTATTCGCAAAGCCGCATGCGAGAGATGGTTGACGAGCTTTCTGACCACTCCATTCAACATCTATTCGATGCGCCACCTGATGACTACTTTCTCATTGCAATTCCGACACCGGAAGATTCCAAACTTTTCTTTAACGGCCAAGATCATGTTGGTGGAATCTACGAACATGGCCGTCGACGCCTTGTCGCGCGCACGGTTGGATCAAACCTGCGGCATGAAGTGATCCATGCTTTTCATTGGGGTCACATGGATCGCCTGAGGCAACGTCATCCTATCTGGATTCAAGAAGGTCTCGCCTGTCTCTATGAAGACTATGAAATCTCCGATGAGGGCCTTCTGACATTCATCCCAAATAAGCGCAACAATATTGCCGTGCGGCGAATGCGTTCCGGAACCCTCATGCCATGGAAAAAATTGTTTGCGATGGACATGAATGAGTTTATGACTTCCAACCAGGCACCACATCTTTATCCACAGGTCCGCTCGATCTTTGAATTCATCACTGATCAAGGCAAGCTTGATCAGTGGTATAAGGCTTATGTCAGTGGCTTCAAAGTCGATCCCACTGGACGCCTCGCCTTTGAGCAGGTCTTTGGACAACCAATGGCAAGCACCGAACGTGCCTGGAGACTATGGCTCGTCAATCGTCCTCTGATTCCAGATACCATCATTGAGGGACAAGCAGCCCTCGGCATCCGCTTCGGTCAACACACCACCAACGATGGGGTAAAGATCTCCAAAGTGCTGCGACGCTCCGCAGCAGCTCGAGCTGGACTACGACCGGGAGATGTGATCATGTCTGCAAATGATCAGCCGATACGAAGTACGGATGAATTAACAAGATTTATTGCTGATTGCCGGATTGGCGATGAGATCACCCTGGTCATTCGACGAGGAAATACATATGTCAATCAAATACTAGAGCTCATGCCTCTCAAATCATCCTCGGAGAGGCCCTAA
- a CDS encoding DUF502 domain-containing protein produces the protein MTPAHDRRSSSHFKRFFVRGLVILLPSVLTLWLLVTAYRFIDSSIAQPINSGVRMGIVNTPTVWPSVTESWAFEPNQQQMSDGRKEKGLDSTDKSQDPLIRKEYREKAVNAWWKSHWYLNFIGIVIAILAVYFAGRLLGGFFGRRLYRQLEKLIESVPIIKLVYPYIKQVVDFLFGEDQPIKFNRVVAVEYPRKGIWAVGFLTGNTLHTISAHSGEAVTVFIPSSPTPFTGYTITVPANEIIEMPLTVEEAIRFTVSGGVLIPGREVSSTPVNQDGDAAPPPQAEELAKMATDSSNSLPIPDSNPDAKPKAPSSSVGPQVSPKSQTGDLFES, from the coding sequence ATGACTCCAGCCCACGACCGTCGATCAAGTTCGCACTTCAAAAGGTTCTTTGTTCGCGGACTCGTCATTCTACTCCCCTCAGTCCTCACACTTTGGCTACTGGTGACTGCCTATCGCTTCATCGATTCTTCGATTGCGCAACCAATTAATAGCGGGGTGCGGATGGGCATTGTGAATACGCCCACCGTTTGGCCGTCTGTCACAGAGTCATGGGCGTTTGAACCGAATCAGCAGCAAATGTCAGATGGGAGGAAGGAAAAAGGGCTGGATTCCACTGACAAATCACAAGATCCGTTGATCCGTAAGGAATATCGTGAAAAGGCCGTCAACGCTTGGTGGAAAAGCCATTGGTATTTGAATTTCATTGGCATTGTGATCGCCATTTTGGCGGTCTACTTTGCAGGCCGGCTCCTGGGTGGATTCTTTGGTCGGCGGCTCTACCGACAGCTCGAAAAGCTGATTGAATCGGTACCAATCATTAAGCTGGTCTACCCCTACATTAAACAAGTGGTTGACTTTCTCTTCGGCGAAGACCAACCGATCAAGTTCAACCGAGTGGTTGCTGTTGAATACCCGCGCAAAGGTATCTGGGCAGTTGGCTTTCTCACTGGAAATACACTTCACACCATTAGTGCACATTCAGGCGAAGCAGTCACTGTCTTCATTCCAAGCTCACCAACGCCCTTTACGGGATACACCATTACGGTCCCTGCCAATGAGATCATTGAAATGCCATTGACTGTCGAGGAGGCGATCCGCTTTACCGTGAGCGGAGGGGTATTAATCCCAGGCCGAGAGGTGAGTTCAACCCCAGTTAATCAAGATGGAGATGCCGCCCCCCCACCCCAAGCAGAAGAACTGGCCAAGATGGCCACAGACAGCTCAAACTCGTTACCAATACCGGACAGCAATCCGGATGCAAAGCCCAAGGCCCCCTCGTCCTCAGTAGGGCCGCAGGTTTCACCAAAATCTCAAACTGGTGACTTGTTCGAGTCATGA